A genomic window from Sulfurimonas sp. hsl 1-7 includes:
- a CDS encoding methyltransferase domain-containing protein, producing the protein MRIDSEFSKYAAHYGSYNVIQEKVAAKLLSHVNNKPKNILDLGCGHGALAEKIDWGYDRFIGVDFAKGMLELHPKSNTIECIYGDFNDDRLYKTLNEYSFDYILSSSALQWAQDLEKVFSNIKSLDAQLSLAIFTSGTFETLHKTASLEPLLLSKDQIYKIQKKYFDVNFEVVNYRLEFENTREMFRYIKKSGVSGSRNALSFKETKKLMEEYPLNYLEFEVAYIYS; encoded by the coding sequence ATGAGAATAGATTCAGAATTTTCAAAATATGCTGCCCATTACGGGAGTTATAATGTTATTCAAGAAAAAGTGGCTGCAAAACTGCTTTCTCATGTGAACAATAAACCCAAAAACATTTTAGACTTGGGATGCGGTCACGGTGCCCTCGCAGAGAAGATAGATTGGGGATATGATCGTTTTATAGGTGTAGATTTTGCAAAAGGGATGCTGGAATTGCATCCGAAATCTAACACGATAGAGTGTATATACGGTGATTTTAATGATGATAGACTCTATAAAACACTTAATGAGTATAGCTTTGACTATATCTTATCCTCTTCGGCATTACAATGGGCACAAGATTTGGAGAAGGTTTTTAGTAACATCAAAAGTTTAGATGCACAGCTCTCTTTAGCTATATTTACATCCGGAACTTTTGAGACATTGCATAAAACAGCATCACTAGAACCGTTACTTCTTTCAAAAGATCAAATATATAAGATACAGAAAAAATATTTTGATGTTAATTTTGAAGTTGTGAATTATCGTCTTGAGTTCGAAAATACAAGAGAAATGTTTAGATATATAAAAAAGAGTGGTGTCAGCGGCTCTAGAAATGCCCTCTCGTTTAAAGAAACGAAAAAACTGATGGAAGAGTACCCACTTAACTATTTAGAGTTTGAGGTGGCTTATATCTACTCTTGA